The genomic stretch CCAGGGAGAACCGGCCACTTTTGCCATTATCCGAGACATCACAGAGCGCAAGCAGACGGAGAAGGCGCTGAGGGAGAGTGAAGAGAATTACAAAATTACATTGAAGAATCTCCAGGTTGGCGTGGTGGTTCACAGTAAAGATGGCAATGTATTATTCAGTAATCCTGAAGCGTCTCAACTACTGGGACTAACTGATGAGCAAATGCTTGGGAAAGAGCTTATTACTCCATCCTGGAATTTTGTACATGAAGATCTATCAATTATGAAAGTTGAAGATTATCCCGTAAGCAGAGTAATTACAACAGAACAAAAACTCGATTTCTATCAAGTTGGAATACAAACAAAAGGCAGAAATTATATCACCTGGGTAATTGTTAATGCCAACCCTGTATTTTCTGATAATGAACTTGATAAAATCATCGTAAACTTTGTTGACATCACCGAACACAAGCAGGCGGAAAAAGAACTACTTGATCTAAAAAATAGCCTGGAAGAAAAAGTAAAAGAACAAACTAAAGATTTAGAAGAAAAAGTGGATCATCTGCAGCGATTCCACGATGCAACTATAAAACGAGAATTGAGAATAAAAGAACTGCGAGATGAGATAGATCAGTTGAAAGAGAAATATGGAGAGAAGTAGGCGGGTTGCGGGGGCCGAGCAAAGAAGTGCAAAACTCGAGTTCAGCTGATCCGCCAGCTGGCGGAGAAACTGGACTTGAGGTGAAAGTGTGTTATAGCATTCTGAACTCCATCCGAAAAGAGGTGAAGTCCAGTCTGCTGAGATTTGCCTATCAGCCCTTTCAAGGGCTTTATAAGAGGAAATATGAATACTAAAAATTATGTTAAATCTCAC from Candidatus Neomarinimicrobiota bacterium encodes the following:
- a CDS encoding PAS domain S-box protein, whose amino-acid sequence is MSDKPTYTECEQRILELERAVTEHKQAEEKCKESEEKYRLIVENANDGIEITQDDKIIFSNTRFAEMLGYTVSEIENTVFNKIYTGQALKDLHIRNKKRELSEVVPINYETTLCKKDGTLINVDVKYEIIDYQGEPATFAIIRDITERKQTEKALRESEENYKITLKNLQVGVVVHSKDGNVLFSNPEASQLLGLTDEQMLGKELITPSWNFVHEDLSIMKVEDYPVSRVITTEQKLDFYQVGIQTKGRNYITWVIVNANPVFSDNELDKIIVNFVDITEHKQAEKELLDLKNSLEEKVKEQTKDLEEKVDHLQRFHDATIKRELRIKELRDEIDQLKEKYGEK